In Candidatus Hydrogenedentota bacterium, the sequence GAAGACCGCGCTCGGCGCCTTCGAGTACGTGTCCTGGACCTATCATGAACGGGTCAAGGACTGCCTGGCCGCGTTGCACGAACGGGGCATCCCGATTGTCGCCATCGAGGTCGTGGAAACGGCCCGGCCTTACACCGCAATCGAGTGGCCGCGGCCCGTCGCGGTGGTGTTCGGCAACGAGGTCACGGGCATCAACGAGGGCGTGCTGCGCCAGTGCGACGCCGTCGCGCACATTCCCATGTACGGCTATAAGAACAGCATTAACGTGGCCACGGCCGTGGGCGTCATCCTGTACGGGATCCTCGGCTCCTGGCGCGCGGTCTGAGGGGTTCGCCCGTGGCCGCGCTGTTCCTGTATGCACCGGAAGAACTGGCGGCGGCCCCGGACGTTACTTTCGGCGGAAAGGCGGAGGGGCTCTTGCAGCTGCATGCCGCGGGCGCGCCGGTGCCGCCGTGGCGCGTCATTCCGGCGGAGCAGGTTGCGGCGCGATGCTGGCGGCGCGACGCGGCCGCGCGCGCGGCGCTGGGCGCGTGTTTCCGCGCATTGAACGTCCCGCCGTTTCAGGGAGTGGCCGTACGCTCGTCGGCGCAAGGCGAGGACCATTGCGGCGCGTCGCTCGCGGGTGTCTTCGAGACCCGGTTCGCGGACACCGAGGCCGCGTTCTTCACGGTTCTCGACGCCGTGGCCGATGCCGCGTCTTCGGACCTGGCGGCGGTACACGTCAAGGGCGCCGGCGCCGCGGCCTTGGCTATTGTGTTGCAGGCCGCCGTGCGTCCCGTGCTGGGCGGCGTGCTGTTTTCCGCATGCCCCGCCGCGGCGCATCCCGGCCGATTCTATGTCGAGGTGGTGCACGGCCACGGTTCGGGACTGGTCGGCGGCACGCGCACGCCGTCCCGGTTTGAAGTCGCGATGAAGGACGCCGCCGTAATCCGGCAGGAACCCGGCAACGACGGTCCCGCTGCCTTGCCGCAGGCGCTGCTGGGAACACTGCGTGGTCTTTTGCTTGCATGCGAGGAGCGAGGGGACGGCGTGATGGACGTCGAGTGGGCCGTCGATACGGACGGAACGCTCTGGGCGCTCCAGGCACGCCCAATCACGGCGCTCTGCGCGGCTCCTGGCCTGCTGCCGCCTGTCTGCGCGGCCAGCTGGTTCTTCGACCAGCGCTTCGTCGACCCGATTACGCCGATCACGCGCACGACGTTGCTGCCGGTCATCGTGCGAGTCGCCGTCGAAGAAGCGCTGTCGCTGCGGCGTCAGGCCGTGCCCCGGCCTGTCTATTGGCTGCATGGGGGCCAGGCCTACGTTGCGCACGAAGCATACCGCCGCATGTTCGCGGGCGCGCCGCGCGGGCTGCTGTCTCAAGACTTGCGGCAGTTGTTTCCCTCGCAGTGCTGTTGCGCGGGCGCGGCGCGCACCGGTTCGCTGCCGCAATACGCCGCCACGACGGCGGCCGCCCTGCTGCGCCATGCGTCGGCCGCGCTGGGCAACTTATTCACCTGGGGCAGACTTCGCCGCCGATTGGAGAACGCTCTGGCGGCGATGCGGCCCGTCCCGCCGGAAACGCCGGACGCCTGGATAGCATGCTGGCAGGATTTGGACCGCTGGACCGTCCGTTTCCTGCGGTTTCACCGGTGGAGCCTGCTTTGGGCCGATTACGGGTATGCCATCTACCGTTTCTTGTTGCGCTGCATGCCCGCGCGCTGGGCCGCGCACATTGAACAACGGTTGCGCGGCGAAATGCGCCTGGTGACCCAGGCGGCCAATGCCGCGCTGAAGCGCGCGCTGGCCGAACCGGACAACGCCGCCGCGCAGGCGGACCTGTTGGAACAACACGGCCACCGCGCCGCTTCGCTGGATTATGCCGCGCCCACGTGGGCCGGCCTTCACCGCGACAACCGGTTATCGCAGGTCTACGGCGCGATTGCCGCCGCGCGGGAGAGGGCCGAGGCGCCGGAAACACGGCGAGGCCCGTTGTCGGTGTTACTCTGGCCGTTGCGGCGGGCTCTCGAACTGCGCGAGGAGCAGCGGTACACCTGGGAACGCATTCTCGCGCGGCAGCGGGCCATGCTGCGCGATGCCGCGCAGTATCTCCTGGACCGCGGCCGTCTCGGCAGCGCGGACCAGGTCTTCTTGCTTGAGTGGGAGGAACTGTGCGCGGTCCTGCGGGGCGGGGCCCCGCCAGATGCGCTGACGCTTGCGATTGCGCAGCACGCGCGCCGCGTTGAGGCGCGCATTCCCAAACCGCCGTTTATCGGTCCGAGGGCGGCGCCGCTTCCCGTCGGCGAATCGCGGCTTCTCGCCGGGACCGGCGCGTCGCCGGGCATTGCGCGGGGCCGGGTGCGTGTGCTGTCCGGCATGCCCGCGGTGTTCCCCCCGCCGGAGGAGCCGGTCATAGCCGTATTGCAGGCGCTGGACCCTGCATGGACGATCATCCTGCCGCATACGGCGGGCGTCGTGCTGGAACGGGGCGGATTGCTGTCCCACGGGGCGATTCTCGCACGGGAGTACGGGGTCCCGCTCGTGGTTGGTGTCGCGGGCGCCGTCACGCGGCTGAAAGACGGCTGGGAGGTTACCGTCGACGGCAATTCCGGGCAAATTATAATAAACAATGAACAACCATAAATATGGACAGAAACAAACGTTAAGCCATTTACAGGTTTCGCCCCTTTGGCCGTTTGAGATTTCTCCCGGTTGCACGGCAGGGCGTGCGGCCGCCTCAGGCGAACTCGGCCGGGTCCAGGCCGGGTTCGCGCGCCCAAGCCACTTGTGCCCGGTAATTGCGGTCGGCGGTCGCGCTGTTTCTGGCGTCGAGTTCGCCATAACTGCCGATGAATTGGAAACCGAGCCGGTGTGCGCCAGGGAAAACCCGCGCAACCTCGCGCACATAGTCCGTGTCCTGTGTCTTTGTTGAGGCGTTGAACCAGTGCAGATATCCGTACTTGCGGTGCGCGGGCGCGCCCAGCATGCCCTCGGGAAAACCCGGCTGCCGCACCATGCCCGTGAGCGTGTACTCCCACACCGTTTCCGGTG encodes:
- a CDS encoding RNA methyltransferase, whose amino-acid sequence is MPDREPHYAGITREGLPAITRNPIHVVLDNFRSAYNVGSAFRTADAAAVEHIHLCGMSAHPPHRKLEKTALGAFEYVSWTYHERVKDCLAALHERGIPIVAIEVVETARPYTAIEWPRPVAVVFGNEVTGINEGVLRQCDAVAHIPMYGYKNSINVATAVGVILYGILGSWRAV